TGTTCCACTGATGAGCGATGTGGACTGGGCTAGAGCAAAGGTAAAACTCTTCCTTTGAGTCTATGGATTACGGGTTACATCGGAGCAGGGGAGCTTTGCTCCCTGTGGTCCTTGCTGCCTGGTATGGAGGGAGAAGGACCCGCGGGCCAGGGTTGGGGAGCGATTATCTGTGTGACTGTAAATGCAGGGCTGCTGCGACTGATGCTGCTTCCTGGCTCCTCCTGCAAATAAAAAGGGGGAATAGCTGGTGCTGCCTCTGTGGACTGGCAGGCTTCAACTGGCCTGATGTGCAGACAGGCAGCAGGAGAGGTTCCCACCCAGTGCTGCACTCCTCAGGCTGTAGACTTTCAAGTGCAAATGATTGAGTTTAAAGGCAGTGAGAGCACAGTATAAAtgaaaggggagaggaagatgCAAGATAAAGCTCTGAGTGAAGGGGTCAGCCGTCTGAAGCCAGCTCTTGCATGGTTTAATGGTGCATTTTCATCCACATGCTCCTCTCTTCTGACCGCTCCTTTTTACCTATTGCTGATTCTAGCATTACGCTACTTAATGTGCTGTTTTACTGCACATCACTTGCATAATGTAGATACATGACTATTGCAGTCTCAAAGGTAATCTCACCTTGTTTATCTAATGGGAAAGGAGGCGAGCATTAAGGTCTCTCTCTCAAAACACTTTTGGCCTGAAACAGAACCTTAACTTCTCTTAAGAACAGGTTGTTTTGGAAACAAAGGATTCTCTTCCAATCCTTGGCTTTAGTCAAAACCAGGAGTACTACAGGGTAACGTACGTGTCAAGCAGGAAAGCTGTTTTGATTAGACTTCCTAGCAGAAATCTCACTTCCAAAGATTGCTTGTTAAGCCATGATGGGTTGCAGTGATGCTCATTAACGGGAGTTGTGCACGTGGTCTGGTTGgtatgaaatggaaacaaaagagaataaataaaaacaagagcCACAGGAGATCAGGGTCATTCCTCTGGGAATGAACTCCTGATCTGTGCCTTTCCGTGAGGTGAagagcttctgctgctgctcagcactcTGGGTTGAATCACTCACCGTAGGCAAGCCCTGTTCCAAAAGCAGGCGTTGCTGTTTAATCCTGCAAGCAAAATACGGCATTTTACAGGCTAAATACATCTGCAGCCATTAGAAACGAAGGTGTTTATCCCCACTGGCCGTGTGGCTCCTGGGCTGGGACTTTACGCAAGAGCAGACACATGACTCTGCTTGGTGCCACCCAGAGTCAAGCCCTGCTGCCGACGGACGGATCCTGCTCTCGCAGGGGAGCGTGGCCTCCTCTCAGCTCTACGGAGCTTTTTGCATCTGGGGGTGGCTTCTTAAAACCAAGCTGCTCCTTCTGCCTTCTGCTTCAGCCAGGGTGGCCCTTGCCCCAGGCACaagcaggcagctggggaagaggggaaCAGGACGGCGAGGCTGTGAGCACCCAGTTTGTAAGCACCCTTGTTCTTTGGCCATGCATTAGCCCAGAGGCACCTTCCCAAGGCCACGTGGACCAGGTTGCACGGGGGTCCCTCAGCTCTGGCTGTGTTTATTATGACCCATGCGTATTGGGACAGGCTCGCACCCAGAACACTGTGCGTAGGGCAGTGTCTGTGCCCTGCTCAGCTCTCGGGGCAAACAGCCTTAATCCTGCCTAACCCCCACCACAAACCCCTTAAACTGCTGGTGGTGCCCCAGGCACGTGGCAGAGCTGCCTCCGCAGCCGTGCTGGGGTTAGAGCCATCCCCGTTGCCTGGCCGAGGGGCTCTGGGCTGCGGTTATCGCCCACGGTGTGCAGCCATGCGGCGGCTTGCCAGTCCTGCCCGGCCACTGCTGACCCGGTTCCAGGCTTGAAACGAGGCACTGGGCTCGGGCTGGGGGAGTTAATAACCCTCCAGGCTCCTTCTCCCTTTTGCAGCCAATGTACGTGCCACACGGTGTTTGCTGAGCAACCTGCTGAGTTTTTGGTCAGACTTCAGCCCATGCAGCTTCTCCTAGTTTCCTCCCTGATATACAGGTTTGCATTACTGCTGGCCAGCCCAAAACTAATTTAGTTAATTGCTTAACTACAAACAAGcatttccctgttttcatgaagTGTAGCTAATCAGACATCATTTTCTTGCATTCCTTGGATTCTTTATGTGGGTCAGTACTATTCCCTCCACTTGTGCACACCTTTATTATGTGGGGGTTTGTGAAATGATGCAGCTTTTGCAGAAGAGTGCCCTCTCCTTTCCATGCTGATGCCTGTTTGGAGAAGAATTAGAAGCCTGGCTCTGGGTTTTGTCAGTATGAGCCTGTTTAGTATTCACAACACTGAAAAAGCTAATTGTATTGCAAGGTCAGTGATGAAAACGATTGAGTGCAACTTATATTAATGCAGCAAGCAGTTAATTAACATCAGTAAATTGTTTAGTGCAGTTGTCTCCAAGGGTCAGCCCCTCTCTCTAAAGAAAGCCTACAttagttttgaaattaaattgcCTGTTAGGAACAAAGGTGCTTGCTTTATTAGCAGAGACTCTCTCTAGATGTTCAACACTGAAAGCCAGGATtgcatgaaagatttttttttttggtgaaggaaGTAAAATGATGCTTTCAAGCTGAGCTGTTAGTCCATCTTTTCAACTAACACAGCTGCTGTGGGAGATGTCCCCACAGCCCCAGGAGATGATGTAGGTTGGAAAGGATCAGCTGGAGCAGCGGCAGGTCCCATGTCACCTGTCCCAGTCTGGCAGTGCCATGGCAGACTTTGCATCTGCTTATTGTACTGGAAGCACTTACACAAAATCCCATCTTGCGTGGGTCCTGGGTTGCAGGAGGCCCAACCAAGTCTTTGGTTCAGACCTCATCATTTGCAATGCCCAGCTGCTGTCTGGGTCACCCATGCTGCTCAAGTCAAGACATGCTGAAGGttaaaatgcattatttagcTTTACCAGAACTTTGACTGCAACATAAATCTGTATTACACAGTCATTTTCTGATCATATACaagtttattacagaaataaaccACCTTTGTTATAAAAGGTGTGCAGCATAAACATCGACAGCATCAGCTGGGTCTGAAAGATGCGAGGAGAGTTTGCAAGGGAATGAAATGGCGTTGTTTCAGACTTGCATCTCTCATTTTGGGCAGCACTTCTGGTTATGCCACCAGCACGCAGTCTGTTGCGTCTTAACTGTCACTTCACGATGAACGCGGATGTTCGTGCGTCTTCTAAGTGCTACGTCCAGGTTGTCAGGGCTGGCTGTGAGAGGAGGCAGTGGGACGTCTGTGCAGCCATCCAGCCTCTCACCTGCAGGCGCTGTACGAGGAGCACTCGTGCATGGGGGAGTGTTGCTGAGCCCGCACCGGTCTGACAGTTTTGTATGTGGCAGTGGTGGCTTTTGGGAGGCACTTGTATGGAGCAGGTGAGTGCTCAGCCCTCAGAGGCTTTGATAAAGTTAACAAAAATCCATAAAATCCTAAAGGAGCAGCAGAGTCCTGCAGTTCTTCCCAGAGAGGCTTTATCCACGGGCAACCCCTTTTAAAATAAGCCAAACCCCCAATTCCATGGCTTCCCTGTTTCGATGAATCCCCAAACACATTAAAGACCTTGTAGGAGAATATGCCCCATCCACATGCTCAGTGATGCTTTATATAAATAGCTCATATACACTTGCTATGTACAAAATACTATGTACACGTGATGTTACTTTATTTGGTGTAAAGCTCCAAATATCTCTCGTGATACCCCTCCCAAGATGCTGGGGCAGGAGATCACAGCAGAATATGCTTATGGTTGTGGTGCCCAAGGACAGGCAGTGAAGGCCTAGATCTGGGGTGAAAAGCCCCTTTTCCAGCAGCCCCACTGCCCGCAGAGCTATTCCTTCAGCAGACCGAGCTTCTTCAGTGCCTCTCGCCGGTTCTCATCGGTCGCACCCTTGGGGGAAATCTTCACGCTGATGCAGGAGCGGGATGGCCTGGGGAAGCTCTGCAGCGGGTGGGATCGccgcttgctgctcttctcctgctccacctGCCCGGGCTCCTTCAGACCAGCAAAGTCCTTCCCTGCCCCGAGGGATACCGGCCGGGGACGGCTGCTCCGGAGGAAGCTCGGGGCGAGACGCTCGATGAAGGACATCTTGCCCAAGGAGCTGCTGGTCTTGACGCTCTGCTCCTTGGTGCTGGCCATGTAGCTGCTCAGCCCCACGCCGGAGCGCTCCAGGGTGTTGGATTTGAAGGTCATCTGCCGGACACCCGGCACCGACCTCTCCGCTGCCTCACTTTGTGCCTTGGGCTCTCCAGGGACGGGGAATGGCATGTCCCTTGGTTGGGAATGCATGGTAGGTTGAAGATGAGCGCTGGGGTCCCTCCTGTCCTGTGACAGTCCAAGCTTCTCCAATGCCTCCCGCCGggctttctccttctccttgggGTCAAGGTGCCCTGAATTCACCTTTTCGGCAGCAGCGTCGTTGGCAGAGCCGGGCTGAGAGCCAGCTGAGGACAGAGGCAGTGCTTTTACCTTCTGGCTGGGCTCCGTGGTGAGTGGCACTGGGctgtttttgctggttttcaggATAATATTCGGTGGCAGTTTTCGTGGTTTGGGGGCAGTTGGAGGCCCACGCTTGGCATCGGGGTCCTGAGGGGCCTCTTCTAATGTGGATTTCTCTGGCTGGCCCCATGGAGTCCAAGTCTTGGTCTCCTTGGCTGTTTCCCTCTTGGCATCTGAGTGATTGTTACGTGACCACTCGTGGCTCACCAGGTTATCCTGGAAGGGATCTGAAGGCTGGATAATCAAAGATCCCAGGGACTTCATGTGGCTTCTTGTGTTGGCTTGGTCAAGCCTGTCCTCCTTGGCCATGTCCTGTGAAGGTTTATCTACTGGCACTGGGTCCTCCACTCTGCCTACAGTCACTTTGCTGTCAGAAGCTCCATTTGCTACCGTGATGCTCCTTGGAAGACTGTAATAGCCTGAGCTTGGAACTGCTGCTAGAGCCGAGTTTGAGAAGGCAGAGATGCTCTTACCACTCTTCTGTTCAGCTGCACGCTGCTGACCTGCGCTCGGAGGGGGAGCCCCGTTCTCCAAATCTAGGTAGAGAGAGAGATGAAGTCATGCACCGTTCTGCACACAGACGCAGGATACCTTCCCATTTGCAAACCACACTTCTTCACGTCTGCTAAGCCAGTGCAGCCGTGGCAGAGTACTGCACCCAGAGAGTTTACCCTGACGCCAGCTAATATGCTGTCACTGCTAAGAAAGTCGAATACTTTGGATTTGACAAAGCACATGGTGAATGAGGAGCCTTTTTAATCTGTGTAAGCCTGGTCGGAGCATGAGCAAAGATGCTCTGCCCTGCAGTTCTGCTGACTGTGCTCAATAGCTGCTAGCAGCTCCTGCATGTGAGAACTGGGAAAATGCAGCTGGTGCCCTACCTATCTCTCTGCCTACAGCCACCACTCACCATGGAGTGATGAGAACAAGCTGGCTTTAGCTCACCACGTGCATGAAACTGGGGCAatgctccttccctgcctggcaAGGGAACGTACCCCAGCCAGAATGTCCCTTTGCAAACAAGGGCTGGAGCACAGGTTTCCAGCTTACCCTGGGGAACGGAGTCTGTCTTAGACCATGTCCTGGGCAACTTGGAGGGCTCCACGTAGTCAGTCTCATCGGTAGAGACCCCACTGTCTGCTTCTGCATCCAGTGAGCCAATAGTTTCTTCTAAGAACATCAAACATTCTTTCTCTTCCACAGATAAGTAGTCGTAACTGTTAtcactctgaaaaaagaaaaaagccaataCAGGTAGGAGGTATATTATTACTCACAGCCCTGGCAGTTAAGAGGAGACCTGTGACAGCTCCTGGACAGGAGACTTGGCCAGTGGCTATTCAAAAATTGGTACTTACAGCTACAGAAAGCTAGacaacttcctttaaaaaaaccccatatatacTTAAGGCCATTTTTGTATTACCCTACTATGAGCATCAGAAGATGGGTTATTCTTAACTTGGAAACTTGGACTCTACCTTTAGTTCTTTAGTTTACTTTGAAATATGAGCAGATGGATAACATGGGTGCTCAGCAATGCTGAATCTTAGAAGCTTGCCTAAACATTGTAAATACTGAAGGCTTATCTGCGGGTGGTGGCCCCTCTCCTTGTTCTCTTACTCATATCCCAGCTTTGAAAGGCATATGGCAAGATGCTGTTTAACTTCTGTTTGTATTTCAAGTATCATGAGATATGATTGCTTTGGAATTGCCAAGTTACAAGGTGATACAAGCAATAtatcatgaaaaaaaatgaagtgcagGAAAGGATGGAGTGTGTATCAGATCAACAAGCATGGAGGAGATATTGTCCCAGGAGGAGTTGTTTTGCAGGAAGACACCTATCCAAATCTTCTACCATGCAATATTGCAACCAGTTTTTCCATCCCTAATAAATTTCAGAGGGTTTGGTTCTGGTTTGCAGTACATCAAATGGAAAACCTGTTCAGGATTGAGCGTTGCACTTGTACATATCAATTATGCTCCAAGTCAGACAGGATGTAATTAGTCCATCAATCTTGGAATCAGTGTTTGGAGACAAACAAGCTTTAATGGACAGATAGTGAAAAATTACACATCTACACCCATGGTCCAAACTCATCTCTGCCTTAACTAGGAAATTAATCTCTTGTCGGCCGGGAGGAGTATGGCGCACTGTCTCTTCCAGGTGAAGTCATCCTTGTTGGAGCCAGTCTGACCCAGTTATCCAACTGGTCTAATCCCTCACTGGGGAACTCACCAGGTTCCTCCTGCCCAGTGCCTGCACTACCTGCCTCCGCATCTTCGGGCaatgcaggagctgctgggctcTCAGTATCATTTCCCGGAGGAAACCTTGCAGGAGCGAAGGCTCCTGATTGCTGACACACATGTGGCAGGATGGAAAGTCTGGCAGCGCTTTGGGGCAGGAATTAATTTGGTGCACGGTGCTGTTTAAGGGCCCCCAGGTGCTTCCAAAGCACCAATGGAGAGTGGTTTCGAGCAGAGATCTGACCGAAATCCTTCCTCAGCTATCGAGAGGGGTGAGTTGAGCCCGGGCTGGGCACAACAGGGTTACTTACACACTGCGAGTGGTTGGAGGCTGTGCTGACCATGCTGTCGCAGCTGCCAGAGTTGCAGCCAGCCATCCCCAGCTCCTTCTTAGGCATATCACAGGCTGCCGCGGCGTCCAGTGTGGGGGGCAATATCCCGGCTGAAGCGGAAGAAAGAGGAGGCATTAAGCTGTGAGACCCCCCCGCGGGGTGATGAAAACATGCTGGCTCAGCCAGAGGGAGGACGGGTGGACTGTGAAAGCTGCTGGATGGATGCAAACGTGCTCCATCTTCGGCTGCTCTCTCCAGGAGAAGGGGCAGCTGGGCTTTTTTAAAGCATCCTTGGAACTGAGGTTTTCCCCACAAGAATTGGAAATATGGTAAGCTATGGACCACCCATCCCTGGCCATCTCATGTTGGTGGTTAGCTAATCATCTCGGAGGTGTGGATAAGGTGGTTCCTGAGTGAAGGAAGAGGCTGTAAGCCCAGCTCAGCCTCAGACCTTGGCAGCAGCGATCCCATCCCAACGcgagccccagcccagctctgcctcgTGGGACCTCttccccccgccgctgccggctgcGCAGCCAAAGCGCTCTCAAACTTCCGAACACGCTGACCCGAAATGCTGCTGTTTAGTCACAGCCTTGCTCTGCTGGGAGCTTCCCCTTGGCAAAGAGCTTTCTCGGGGGCCGGGGAGGTGTCCCTGTACCTTCGGGGCACACCTGGGTGTGTTTGGGCACACGCCTGGCATAGCTTGCCCAGGGCAGTGCCGGGGCTGCGGCGATGTGCCGTGTCTCCAGCCACCCTGGGGGGGTTGCAAGCGGCACCCCAATGTCCCCCTCTGTGGCAATGCACCCCTGCTGCTCTTCTGGGTACCCCCAACACCGGCGGGACAGGAACGTGGTAGCGGCTGGCTGACAAACAACCTGCCGTCGGGGTTCCCGACAGCGAGACCTTCCCGGGGCAGGGTCCCGGGCGGTGGAGGGGCCAGTTATGCTCGCAGGGTGCACGGCCAGGAGAGCTCTGCTGCCCGCAGGGAGAGGCTGAGCAGCCGACAAAAGGCATAATTACTTATGGATGTAAAGCATTAGCCTTCCAAAATTTACTGACACCAGcaattatgtattttctttgcacGTACCGCCCCTTCTTCCGGAGAGAACTGGGCTGCAGAGACGAATGagagcagcaaaacaaacacCCCCTCCAACACACACGGACCCACGCAAGAGGATTGGCTCGTCGGAAGACAGAGAAGCTCTTTGTGCTGTAACCTGGCCATGGCACACAGGaacacactgctgctttttttttttttttttttattgtagcaGGATCAGGGAATTAGATCTAGCGATAAGTGAGCAGAACTGGCTGCTTGTTCAGAGTGTTAGACCCTGAAAGAATTCCTCTGTAATTGGAATATGCCGCAAAAATCAGATTTCGACACCCACGCCCTGACAGATCCAATCCTTCCACGCAGGAGGAGTTTAATATTTCGGTCTCAGCTTTGCATTATTTACTGCTTAAATTACATT
The Harpia harpyja isolate bHarHar1 chromosome 19, bHarHar1 primary haplotype, whole genome shotgun sequence DNA segment above includes these coding regions:
- the C19H1orf116 gene encoding specifically androgen-regulated gene protein isoform X1; translation: MEFLRNQTDAQPLKHLRLADFTAHSPGSTQGQLWLLPRANPPVAGILPPTLDAAAACDMPKKELGMAGCNSGSCDSMVSTASNHSQCSDNSYDYLSVEEKECLMFLEETIGSLDAEADSGVSTDETDYVEPSKLPRTWSKTDSVPQDLENGAPPPSAGQQRAAEQKSGKSISAFSNSALAAVPSSGYYSLPRSITVANGASDSKVTVGRVEDPVPVDKPSQDMAKEDRLDQANTRSHMKSLGSLIIQPSDPFQDNLVSHEWSRNNHSDAKRETAKETKTWTPWGQPEKSTLEEAPQDPDAKRGPPTAPKPRKLPPNIILKTSKNSPVPLTTEPSQKVKALPLSSAGSQPGSANDAAAEKVNSGHLDPKEKEKARREALEKLGLSQDRRDPSAHLQPTMHSQPRDMPFPVPGEPKAQSEAAERSVPGVRQMTFKSNTLERSGVGLSSYMASTKEQSVKTSSSLGKMSFIERLAPSFLRSSRPRPVSLGAGKDFAGLKEPGQVEQEKSSKRRSHPLQSFPRPSRSCISVKISPKGATDENRREALKKLGLLKE
- the C19H1orf116 gene encoding specifically androgen-regulated gene protein isoform X2, which translates into the protein MPKKELGMAGCNSGSCDSMVSTASNHSQCSDNSYDYLSVEEKECLMFLEETIGSLDAEADSGVSTDETDYVEPSKLPRTWSKTDSVPQDLENGAPPPSAGQQRAAEQKSGKSISAFSNSALAAVPSSGYYSLPRSITVANGASDSKVTVGRVEDPVPVDKPSQDMAKEDRLDQANTRSHMKSLGSLIIQPSDPFQDNLVSHEWSRNNHSDAKRETAKETKTWTPWGQPEKSTLEEAPQDPDAKRGPPTAPKPRKLPPNIILKTSKNSPVPLTTEPSQKVKALPLSSAGSQPGSANDAAAEKVNSGHLDPKEKEKARREALEKLGLSQDRRDPSAHLQPTMHSQPRDMPFPVPGEPKAQSEAAERSVPGVRQMTFKSNTLERSGVGLSSYMASTKEQSVKTSSSLGKMSFIERLAPSFLRSSRPRPVSLGAGKDFAGLKEPGQVEQEKSSKRRSHPLQSFPRPSRSCISVKISPKGATDENRREALKKLGLLKE